One window of ANME-2 cluster archaeon genomic DNA carries:
- the cdhB gene encoding CO dehydrogenase/acetyl-CoA synthase complex subunit epsilon, with the protein MAAIELDTTKNAVPFDRANIPGPKMAKAIKADLAGKLISKARRPLLIVGTAGADDGVILVVKRMAEKGIPVAATGNSIKRLKEEGIDATYVNLHALVSYLKDPGWKGFDGKGGYDTTIFLGHTYYYASQLMSTLKNFTKIKIISIDRHYHPNAQQSFGNLKPDDFLKTLDMVVAEL; encoded by the coding sequence ATGGCGGCTATTGAACTGGACACGACAAAAAATGCGGTGCCTTTCGACAGGGCAAATATTCCCGGCCCGAAAATGGCAAAAGCCATAAAAGCAGATCTGGCCGGTAAACTTATCTCAAAGGCCAGGCGCCCGCTGCTCATTGTAGGGACTGCGGGTGCTGATGATGGTGTCATTCTTGTGGTAAAACGCATGGCTGAAAAAGGCATTCCAGTGGCTGCTACGGGAAACAGTATCAAGCGGTTGAAAGAGGAAGGCATTGATGCCACCTATGTGAACCTGCACGCACTGGTCTCATACCTGAAAGACCCTGGCTGGAAAGGCTTTGATGGTAAAGGAGGCTATGATACAACCATATTCCTCGGGCATACGTACTACTACGCCAGCCAGTTGATGTCCACCCTGAAGAATTTTACAAAAATCAAGATAATCTCTATTGACAGGCACTATCATCCGAATGCCCAGCAATCCTTCGGTAACCTTAAACCGGATGATTTTTTAAAGACACTGGACATGGTTGTAGCAGAATTATAA